In one window of Dokdonia sp. PRO95 DNA:
- a CDS encoding histidine kinase translates to MKTRNHILFILLLLLGSYTVFSQEEREAVSRSTNRVFTLKGSILDTEHMKPVAKANVEVTGGAYTTSGSDGEFRIAAKVGDELVIRSEDFETVFYTIKDQQRIKLEVRPIEKLTQFDEVSDIEAAPITFNSLLNEATQVYKSNAAAGVDKVAQALSIPDISITERAKSFELLGDIYSHWKQYDLAVTNYKLSIKNKPSVPVEIALAQAYYNNKNYQESIRLYTKLTEMELTAAQQITVKEGLGDAYVATGDYVTSITNYEEVEKKVTQLQKPSDAARLNTKIGNAYDQQGAPQAAALNYSKAAELSNIEKTESAVRAKTKVADYYSRNKSYDAEIELRKSAIEDISLVAPDSISNDDVITVQKQNYKIGFALAAQNKYEESITFLEKSIEEARDKEDLIVEKNARRRLSEVYRDKGDIDKAKEAYEAYKNIVDLSYSRKEQEISQATRFAKDITEKQNRIISLEKDRQLNESRYQLAFQEQELVEARDTRQKVIIGSLILVTALLLLTAFSMYRSSKKQQYANNLLALKSLRSQMNPHFIFNALNSVNSFIATNDERTANKYLSDFSILMRAVLENSEEDFIPLSSEIDLIKRYTMLEHFRFKDRFDYEIEVDEALDVSSFMIPPMLLQPYVENAVWHGMRYKEEKGMLRISFDQKDEDTAIITVSDDGVGRTRSKALKTENQKKQKSKGMGNIKKRIAILNEMYGDRIAVTVSDVFDSGEGTKVTLTLKKV, encoded by the coding sequence ATGAAAACAAGAAATCACATATTATTTATACTTCTTCTTTTGCTGGGGTCGTACACAGTCTTTTCTCAAGAAGAACGCGAGGCGGTGAGTAGAAGTACGAATCGAGTTTTTACTTTAAAGGGAAGTATACTTGATACGGAACACATGAAACCTGTTGCTAAGGCAAATGTAGAGGTCACAGGTGGAGCTTATACAACTTCAGGTAGTGATGGAGAGTTTAGAATAGCTGCCAAAGTAGGTGATGAGCTGGTGATACGTAGTGAAGATTTTGAGACTGTTTTTTACACAATAAAAGACCAGCAGCGTATTAAATTAGAAGTGCGACCTATAGAAAAGTTAACTCAATTTGATGAAGTTTCAGATATTGAAGCAGCGCCTATAACTTTTAATTCGTTACTTAATGAGGCAACGCAGGTTTATAAATCAAATGCCGCTGCTGGGGTTGATAAAGTGGCACAAGCCCTTTCTATTCCTGATATTTCGATAACCGAAAGAGCTAAGAGTTTTGAGCTACTAGGAGATATTTATAGCCACTGGAAGCAGTATGATCTTGCGGTAACTAATTATAAATTGAGCATCAAAAATAAACCAAGTGTTCCTGTTGAAATTGCACTTGCTCAGGCATATTATAACAATAAAAACTATCAAGAAAGTATAAGACTATACACCAAGCTTACAGAGATGGAGCTCACTGCAGCGCAACAAATAACAGTAAAAGAAGGACTAGGTGATGCTTATGTTGCAACGGGTGATTATGTAACCTCTATCACAAATTATGAAGAGGTGGAGAAAAAAGTTACCCAACTGCAGAAACCATCAGACGCAGCAAGACTAAATACAAAAATCGGTAATGCTTATGATCAACAAGGAGCACCGCAAGCCGCTGCTTTAAATTACTCTAAGGCAGCCGAGTTATCTAATATTGAAAAAACGGAGTCTGCCGTAAGAGCAAAGACTAAAGTTGCAGATTATTATAGTAGAAATAAATCTTATGATGCAGAGATTGAGCTACGTAAATCTGCAATAGAGGATATAAGCCTAGTTGCACCAGATTCTATATCTAATGATGATGTGATAACAGTACAAAAACAAAACTATAAGATAGGATTTGCACTGGCCGCACAAAATAAATACGAAGAGTCTATTACTTTTTTAGAGAAGAGTATAGAAGAAGCACGTGATAAGGAAGATCTAATAGTGGAGAAAAATGCAAGGCGCAGACTCTCTGAGGTATATCGCGACAAGGGCGATATAGACAAAGCTAAGGAAGCTTATGAGGCGTATAAAAATATTGTAGATCTTAGTTATAGCCGTAAAGAGCAAGAAATCTCCCAAGCCACCCGCTTTGCAAAGGATATTACCGAAAAACAGAATAGAATCATTAGTCTTGAAAAAGACAGACAACTTAATGAGAGTCGATATCAGCTTGCTTTCCAAGAACAGGAGCTTGTAGAGGCTAGAGATACTAGGCAAAAAGTAATCATTGGATCTCTCATATTGGTCACGGCATTATTGTTACTTACGGCATTCTCTATGTATAGAAGTAGTAAGAAGCAACAATATGCAAATAACCTCCTTGCTCTTAAAAGTTTGCGATCACAAATGAATCCGCATTTTATTTTTAATGCATTGAATTCGGTTAATAGTTTTATAGCCACAAATGATGAGCGTACGGCCAATAAATATCTTTCAGATTTTTCTATCCTCATGAGAGCCGTGCTAGAGAATAGTGAGGAAGATTTTATACCACTATCAAGCGAGATAGACCTTATCAAGAGATATACGATGCTAGAGCATTTTAGATTTAAAGATCGTTTTGATTATGAGATTGAGGTAGATGAAGCGCTAGATGTAAGCTCCTTTATGATTCCACCTATGTTATTGCAGCCTTATGTAGAAAACGCTGTGTGGCATGGAATGCGTTATAAAGAAGAGAAAGGTATGCTGCGCATTAGTTTTGATCAAAAGGATGAGGATACGGCAATTATAACGGTCTCAGATGATGGAGTAGGACGTACACGTAGTAAAGCATTGAAGACGGAGAATCAAAAGAAACAAAAATCTAAGGGAATGGGGAATATCAAAAAGCGAATTGCCATTCTCAATGAGATGTACGGTGATCGTATCGCTGTTACCGTCTCTGATGTATTTGATTCAGGCGAAGGAACAAAAGTGACGCTCACTCTTAAAAAAGTATAA
- a CDS encoding NifU family protein produces the protein MSTYSISVEGTSNPAIKKFQADQFLVNHNSYEFKNIDEAANSPLAQQLFYLPFVKTVYITQNFVAIEKYNIVEWIDVQQEVANQIEDYLNDNGLVIIEDVAAKKIPVTVYAESTPNPSTLKFVANKKLVTTAFEFKSIDDTANAPMAKALFHLPYVKEVFFDENYISVQKYDVAEWDEVVTETREFIRDYIQDGKEIVTAAQLKTPQQAEAIAEEKFESLDDISKEIVNIIEEYVKPAVASDGGNIMFKGYDPKTQNVSVILQGACSGCPSSTFTLKNGIENMLKQMLPGKINMVEAING, from the coding sequence ATGTCAACATATAGTATATCTGTAGAAGGAACTTCTAACCCTGCTATTAAAAAATTTCAGGCAGATCAATTTCTAGTTAATCATAACAGCTACGAATTTAAAAATATAGATGAAGCTGCAAATTCGCCGCTTGCTCAACAGTTGTTTTATCTTCCATTTGTAAAAACAGTATATATTACTCAGAACTTTGTTGCTATAGAAAAGTACAACATTGTAGAGTGGATTGATGTTCAACAAGAAGTTGCAAATCAAATAGAAGATTATCTTAACGATAATGGACTTGTTATCATAGAAGATGTTGCCGCAAAGAAAATACCGGTAACAGTTTATGCCGAGTCCACACCTAACCCATCAACACTTAAGTTTGTAGCAAATAAAAAGCTGGTTACTACAGCTTTTGAGTTTAAAAGTATAGATGACACGGCAAATGCTCCTATGGCAAAGGCTTTGTTTCACCTTCCTTATGTAAAGGAAGTTTTCTTTGATGAAAACTACATATCTGTTCAAAAGTATGATGTTGCAGAGTGGGATGAAGTTGTAACTGAAACTAGAGAGTTTATACGTGACTACATTCAAGATGGAAAAGAAATTGTAACAGCGGCTCAACTTAAAACGCCACAGCAAGCAGAAGCAATCGCCGAAGAAAAGTTTGAGAGCCTCGATGATATCTCTAAGGAAATAGTAAACATTATTGAAGAGTATGTAAAACCAGCAGTTGCAAGTGACGGTGGAAATATCATGTTCAAGGGATATGATCCAAAAACACAAAATGTTTCTGTAATTCTTCAAGGAGCTTGTAGTGGTTGTCCTTCTAGTACGTTTACACTTAAAAACGGAATAGAAAATATGCTTAAGCAAATGCTACCAGGTAAGATTAATATGGTAGAAGCTATTAACGGCTAG
- a CDS encoding 30S ribosomal protein S16 produces the protein MSVKIRLQRHGKKGKPFYWVVAADARAKRDGKYLEKIGTYNPNSNPAIIDLDVDLAVTWLQNGAQPTETAKRLLSYKGAMLKNHLAGGVRKGALTEEQAEEKFNAWVAEKASKVEAKKGSLSQAEEKAKAEALAAEKAVNEARIAAAQPEVVADAEDAPAEGEAAASDSEE, from the coding sequence ATGTCAGTTAAAATTAGATTACAAAGACACGGTAAGAAAGGTAAACCTTTTTACTGGGTTGTAGCAGCAGATGCTCGCGCAAAGAGAGATGGTAAATACTTAGAAAAAATAGGTACTTACAATCCTAACAGTAACCCAGCAATCATCGACCTTGATGTTGATCTTGCTGTAACATGGTTACAAAACGGAGCGCAGCCTACAGAAACTGCAAAGCGTCTTCTTTCTTATAAAGGAGCAATGCTTAAAAATCACCTAGCTGGTGGTGTGCGTAAAGGTGCACTTACTGAAGAGCAAGCAGAAGAGAAATTTAATGCTTGGGTAGCGGAGAAAGCTAGTAAAGTAGAAGCTAAGAAAGGAAGTCTTTCTCAAGCAGAAGAAAAAGCAAAAGCAGAAGCTCTTGCAGCTGAAAAAGCTGTAAACGAGGCTCGTATCGCAGCAGCTCAACCAGAAGTGGTTGCAGACGCTGAAGATGCACCTGCAGAAGGTGAAGCAGCAGCTTCAGATTCTGAAGAGTAA
- a CDS encoding acyl-CoA dehydrogenase family protein, translating to MKPDLFEAPDYYNLDDLLTEEHKLIRDAARAWVKRDVSPIIEQAAQDAKFPKSIIPGLAEIGAFGPYIPEQYGGAGLDQISYGLIMQEIERGDSGVRSTASVQSSLVMYPIWKYGSEEQRSKFLPKLASGEFMGSFGLTEPDHGSNPSGMVTNFKDMGDHYLLNGAKLWISNSPFCDVAVVWAKNEEGRIHGLIVERGMEGFSTPETHNKWSLRASATGELIFQDVKVPKENLLPNKSGLGAPLGCLDSARFGIAWGAIGAAMDCYDTALRYAKERIQFGKPIAAFQLQQKKLAEMITEITKAQLLAFRLGQLKNEDRATSAQISMAKRNNVEMAIKIAREARQMLGGMGITGEYSIMRHMMNLESVITYEGTHDIHLLITGLDITGENAFK from the coding sequence ATGAAACCAGATCTTTTTGAGGCTCCAGATTATTATAATCTAGACGACCTTCTTACCGAAGAACATAAATTAATACGTGATGCTGCCCGTGCTTGGGTAAAGCGTGACGTATCACCTATAATAGAGCAAGCAGCGCAAGATGCAAAGTTTCCAAAGTCTATCATTCCAGGCCTAGCAGAAATAGGTGCTTTTGGACCATATATCCCTGAGCAATATGGCGGAGCCGGCTTAGATCAAATTTCTTACGGACTTATAATGCAAGAGATAGAGCGTGGTGACTCTGGTGTGCGATCTACTGCCTCTGTACAATCTTCACTAGTGATGTATCCTATATGGAAATATGGCTCTGAAGAGCAACGTAGCAAGTTTTTACCAAAACTAGCCTCTGGTGAGTTTATGGGGTCTTTTGGACTTACAGAACCAGATCACGGGTCTAATCCTAGTGGGATGGTCACAAACTTTAAAGATATGGGAGACCATTATCTTTTAAACGGGGCAAAACTTTGGATCTCAAATAGCCCATTTTGTGATGTGGCTGTTGTGTGGGCAAAAAATGAAGAAGGACGTATACACGGTCTTATAGTAGAAAGAGGAATGGAAGGATTTTCTACTCCAGAGACTCACAATAAATGGTCACTTAGAGCAAGTGCCACAGGAGAGCTCATCTTTCAAGATGTAAAAGTGCCTAAAGAAAATTTATTGCCAAACAAATCTGGATTAGGAGCGCCATTAGGTTGTCTTGATTCGGCACGATTTGGTATTGCTTGGGGAGCGATAGGAGCTGCAATGGACTGTTATGATACTGCATTGCGTTATGCAAAAGAGCGTATCCAATTTGGAAAGCCTATTGCTGCTTTCCAATTGCAGCAAAAGAAGCTTGCAGAAATGATTACAGAGATTACAAAGGCACAATTATTAGCTTTTAGACTAGGACAGCTCAAAAATGAAGATAGAGCTACGTCTGCACAAATATCTATGGCAAAGCGTAATAATGTTGAGATGGCTATAAAAATTGCTCGTGAGGCACGCCAGATGCTAGGTGGTATGGGTATTACAGGAGAGTATAGTATAATGCGCCATATGATGAACCTAGAGAGTGTAATCACGTATGAAGGTACGCACGACATACACTTGCTTATAACAGGGCTTGATATTACAGGAGAGAATGCTTTTAAATAG
- a CDS encoding vWA domain-containing protein, with the protein MKTLFILATTLALHSGLLATNGNGEGHAFAKAEKNHTSSLKKDPVQNTIKVALLLDTSNSMDGLINQARAQLWELVNELAEAKCGNESRPDLKIALYEYGNDRLNAREGYIRMVNSFSTDLDEISKNLFSLTTNGGNEYCGNVIQNSLNQLEWGKNKNDLNLIFIAGNEPFDQGPIRYQDAASNACGKDVTINTIFCGNYNEGLQTKWKDGASLTQGDYIAINSDKTTVHIPSPYDEMILKKNKELNKTYVGYGSLASSKMALQNSQDSNAQSYGNANAVKRAVSKSSRLYKNTSWDLVDAMEENEEIIVELEETSLPEELKGKNEKEIKKYVSEKKIQRTRIQEEIAKLNIKRKEFLESKTNTKDNELRNALVDAIKKQGHAKNYSWE; encoded by the coding sequence ATGAAAACTCTTTTTATCTTAGCAACTACACTTGCTCTGCACAGCGGACTCCTAGCCACAAATGGAAATGGGGAAGGGCACGCTTTCGCGAAAGCGGAAAAAAATCACACCTCATCATTAAAAAAAGATCCCGTACAAAACACCATTAAGGTCGCATTACTCTTAGACACTTCCAACAGTATGGATGGCCTTATAAATCAAGCACGAGCACAATTGTGGGAGCTAGTAAATGAATTAGCCGAAGCCAAATGCGGAAATGAAAGCCGTCCGGATCTCAAAATTGCACTTTATGAATATGGAAATGACAGATTGAACGCAAGAGAAGGCTACATACGTATGGTAAATTCCTTTAGCACAGATCTTGATGAAATCTCTAAAAATCTCTTTTCTCTCACAACAAATGGAGGAAACGAATATTGCGGTAATGTGATTCAAAATTCGCTCAATCAATTAGAGTGGGGTAAAAATAAAAACGACCTCAACCTTATTTTTATAGCTGGTAATGAACCTTTTGACCAAGGCCCAATACGTTATCAAGATGCAGCCAGCAATGCTTGTGGAAAGGATGTGACAATAAACACAATTTTTTGCGGTAATTACAATGAAGGATTGCAAACCAAATGGAAGGATGGCGCATCCCTTACACAAGGAGATTATATTGCTATAAATAGCGACAAAACAACAGTGCACATCCCGTCGCCTTATGATGAGATGATACTAAAGAAAAATAAAGAACTTAATAAGACCTATGTAGGTTATGGAAGCCTAGCCTCTTCTAAAATGGCCTTACAAAATAGTCAAGACAGTAATGCACAATCTTATGGAAATGCAAATGCTGTAAAAAGAGCAGTAAGCAAGAGCTCTAGGCTGTATAAGAATACCAGCTGGGACCTTGTAGATGCCATGGAAGAAAATGAAGAAATAATAGTAGAACTTGAGGAAACTAGCTTACCTGAAGAACTCAAAGGAAAAAACGAAAAAGAGATTAAGAAATATGTTTCTGAGAAAAAGATACAGCGAACAAGAATACAAGAGGAAATCGCTAAGCTCAACATAAAGCGTAAAGAATTTCTTGAATCTAAAACCAATACTAAAGACAATGAATTGCGCAATGCACTAGTAGATGCTATAAAAAAGCAAGGTCATGCAAAAAACTATAGCTGGGAATAA
- a CDS encoding LytTR family DNA-binding domain-containing protein: MKLKTIIVEDEETSREILRNYLTKYCPKVDIVGEAANVDEALVLIRNHELDLVFLDVEMPKGNAFDLLEQVGDRSFETVFVTAYNQYAMDALNTHASYYLLKPVSIDELIKAVDYVSEIKTKENALDNKVLTAHTIDKQGKITIPVQDGFEVLSAQDILYCKADDNYTEIFLKNDEKKLVSKTLKFFQDALTDFGFARVHKSYLVNVNEITAYKKGKGGSVVLSSGKEVMVSASQKANLLTYFQ, encoded by the coding sequence ATGAAGCTCAAAACCATTATAGTAGAAGACGAAGAGACTAGTAGAGAGATCTTGCGCAACTATCTCACTAAGTACTGTCCTAAAGTTGACATCGTAGGTGAGGCAGCAAATGTTGATGAAGCGTTGGTACTCATAAGAAACCATGAGCTTGACTTGGTTTTTCTAGATGTAGAAATGCCTAAGGGCAACGCTTTTGATTTACTGGAGCAAGTAGGCGACCGTAGTTTTGAGACGGTTTTTGTGACAGCATATAATCAGTATGCCATGGATGCGCTCAACACACACGCATCTTACTATCTACTAAAGCCGGTTTCTATAGATGAACTAATTAAAGCGGTAGATTACGTGAGTGAGATCAAGACAAAAGAGAATGCTTTAGATAATAAAGTGCTCACTGCACACACAATTGACAAGCAAGGTAAAATCACTATTCCAGTACAAGATGGTTTTGAAGTACTATCTGCACAAGATATTTTATATTGCAAGGCAGATGATAACTACACAGAGATTTTCCTGAAAAATGACGAGAAGAAACTGGTAAGTAAAACGCTTAAATTTTTTCAAGATGCGCTTACAGATTTTGGATTTGCACGTGTTCATAAATCATATTTAGTGAATGTAAACGAAATCACCGCTTATAAAAAGGGTAAAGGAGGAAGCGTCGTGTTGAGTAGTGGGAAAGAGGTAATGGTCTCTGCTAGTCAAAAAGCAAACTTACTCACCTATTTTCAATAA
- a CDS encoding methyltransferase, with product MSSKPFKFKQFTIAQDRCAMKIGTDGVLLGAWTSTEAYPDSILDIGTGTGVIALMLAQRCDAQTIDAVELDDNAYEQATENFENSDWGDRLFCYHAHLYEFAAEVDDEYDLIVCNPPFYTEDLTQASQDALKEKSQNDGAAQDAREQARFESAMPFELLVGAVAKLLSPEGTFNVIIPYEREEDFILLCSRAQLVPTRITRVKGTPDAPVKRSLMSFSFAVQDEEVVDGEDRFRESVTPQSPAEITTLIIEKSRHDYTDAYVSLVKDFYIKM from the coding sequence ATGTCATCAAAACCCTTTAAATTCAAACAGTTTACCATCGCTCAAGATCGCTGTGCGATGAAAATAGGCACAGATGGTGTCTTGCTAGGTGCTTGGACGTCTACAGAGGCTTACCCAGATAGTATACTTGATATAGGGACAGGCACAGGTGTGATAGCACTTATGCTTGCACAACGCTGCGATGCACAAACTATAGATGCTGTAGAGCTAGATGATAATGCCTATGAGCAGGCTACCGAAAATTTTGAAAACAGTGACTGGGGCGATCGTTTGTTTTGTTACCACGCACATTTATACGAGTTTGCGGCAGAGGTAGATGATGAGTATGACCTTATAGTTTGTAACCCGCCATTTTATACAGAAGATCTCACACAAGCCTCGCAAGACGCATTAAAAGAAAAGTCGCAAAATGATGGTGCAGCCCAAGATGCAAGAGAACAAGCAAGGTTTGAGTCTGCGATGCCTTTTGAATTACTTGTGGGAGCGGTAGCAAAGCTGCTTTCGCCAGAAGGTACATTTAACGTGATAATCCCTTATGAGCGTGAAGAGGATTTTATTTTGCTATGTTCTAGAGCACAACTTGTGCCTACAAGAATTACCAGAGTAAAAGGAACCCCAGACGCACCAGTAAAGCGCAGTCTTATGTCTTTCTCATTTGCTGTTCAAGATGAAGAAGTGGTAGATGGAGAAGACCGCTTTCGCGAAAGCGTAACCCCGCAAAGTCCCGCAGAGATAACAACGCTTATTATCGAAAAGTCACGTCACGATTATACTGACGCATATGTCTCACTAGTTAAAGACTTCTATATCAAAATGTAA
- a CDS encoding OmpA family protein has product MIISRVTKNTLLIAMTAGALTSCVSKKKYTQLQSEYDTTKVTLTKTKVEKEEIEAKYAAIEQRVDDYNTKINSLRDSNVDLQASNDAKFEITAKGTVMSENTKQKLRAALANVDPSELALAQTLEDSMNLAVSHKLKRNLDKDVYGANALDDINIDIDDTVVQISISDKMLFRSGSYRVSKEADALLRRIAAVVNSEPAVEVMVEGHTDSRTVKKGSYLKDNWDLSVQRATAIVRELQNNHNVDPSKLIASGRSSYVPLVENDTKENMSRNRRTRILILPNLDKFLALMASNE; this is encoded by the coding sequence ATGATTATTTCAAGAGTTACAAAGAATACCCTACTTATTGCAATGACTGCTGGAGCACTTACCTCTTGCGTCTCAAAAAAGAAATACACTCAGCTTCAGTCTGAGTACGACACTACAAAAGTTACTTTGACTAAAACTAAAGTAGAAAAAGAAGAAATAGAAGCAAAATATGCGGCTATAGAGCAACGTGTAGATGATTACAATACTAAAATTAATTCTTTACGTGATTCTAACGTTGATTTACAAGCATCTAATGACGCTAAATTTGAAATTACTGCTAAGGGTACAGTAATGTCAGAAAACACAAAGCAAAAGCTACGTGCTGCACTGGCAAATGTAGATCCAAGTGAGCTTGCTCTAGCTCAAACGCTAGAAGACTCAATGAATCTTGCCGTTTCTCATAAACTTAAACGTAACCTTGATAAAGATGTTTACGGAGCAAATGCACTAGATGACATTAATATAGATATAGATGATACTGTAGTACAGATTTCTATTTCAGACAAGATGTTATTTCGCTCTGGAAGCTATAGAGTAAGTAAGGAAGCAGATGCTCTTTTAAGACGTATTGCTGCCGTAGTAAATTCTGAACCCGCTGTAGAAGTTATGGTAGAAGGTCATACAGATAGTCGTACTGTAAAGAAAGGCTCATACCTTAAAGACAACTGGGATCTAAGTGTACAACGCGCTACAGCAATTGTACGTGAGCTACAAAATAATCATAATGTAGATCCATCTAAACTTATTGCTTCTGGACGTAGTAGTTATGTTCCTTTAGTAGAAAATGATACTAAAGAGAATATGTCAAGAAATAGAAGAACTAGAATTTTAATTCTACCTAATCTTGATAAATTTTTAGCCCTAATGGCATCAAATGAATAA
- a CDS encoding type IX secretion system membrane protein PorP/SprF, which yields MSLKKSYFLIALFFTQFAIAQEGIPVYLDYLQDNLYLLHPSMAGASQTTKLRGTARSQWAGLEDAPALQTISINGRLGDNIGVGGILFNDSNGYFSQQGAYATFAYHLLLGRNYIDLNQLSFGISAGIIQGKLDETSFDLTDFDPIIAGIEQSDSYVNIDFGVSYNFLDFSAHFAVKNAIPVKRDIFSEDFESSNQRRYLISMAYTISPNFSNWSFEPSVLFQATDTTGESTFDVNGKAYYKTDWGRLWGGLSYRRSFDGAEFTTNGESIESQKLQYVTPFVGGMYDRFMIGYTYSYQSNSVVLTNGGFHQITLGINLGKNKEPYDCNCPAIN from the coding sequence ATGAGTCTAAAGAAATCCTACTTTCTAATAGCGTTGTTTTTTACGCAGTTTGCCATAGCTCAAGAAGGTATTCCGGTATATCTTGATTATCTACAAGACAATTTGTATTTATTACATCCATCGATGGCAGGTGCTTCACAAACTACTAAATTGAGAGGAACAGCTCGCTCACAATGGGCCGGACTAGAGGATGCGCCAGCATTACAAACTATAAGTATTAATGGTCGCTTAGGAGATAATATAGGAGTAGGAGGGATATTATTTAACGATAGTAATGGTTACTTTTCTCAACAAGGAGCTTATGCAACTTTTGCATATCATTTATTATTAGGTAGAAATTATATAGATTTAAATCAATTGTCCTTTGGTATAAGTGCAGGTATAATTCAAGGAAAACTTGACGAAACTAGCTTTGATCTTACAGATTTTGACCCTATTATAGCTGGCATTGAGCAAAGCGATTCTTATGTAAACATTGACTTCGGAGTGTCTTATAACTTTTTAGACTTCTCTGCTCATTTTGCTGTAAAAAATGCTATTCCAGTAAAGCGTGACATCTTTAGTGAAGATTTTGAGTCTAGCAATCAACGACGTTATTTAATATCTATGGCTTATACAATCTCTCCTAATTTTTCTAATTGGAGTTTTGAGCCATCTGTGTTATTTCAAGCAACTGATACCACAGGCGAGTCTACTTTTGATGTAAACGGTAAGGCATATTACAAAACAGATTGGGGAAGACTATGGGGAGGACTTTCTTATAGGAGAAGTTTTGATGGAGCAGAGTTTACCACAAACGGAGAATCTATTGAGTCTCAAAAGCTACAGTATGTAACACCGTTTGTAGGTGGTATGTATGATCGTTTTATGATAGGATATACCTATTCATACCAAAGCAATTCAGTGGTGCTAACTAACGGAGGTTTTCATCAGATTACACTTGGTATCAACCTAGGTAAAAATAAAGAACCTTATGACTGTAACTGCCCTGCTATCAACTAG
- the rimM gene encoding ribosome maturation factor RimM (Essential for efficient processing of 16S rRNA), with translation MKKEDCFYLGKIVRKYSFKGELLAKLDTDEPEMYVDMDSVFIDFGPSLVPYFVETSQLHKSSLLRVKFEDIDTEEDADDMIGAGLYLPLDLLPELKGDQFYFHEVVGFTAVDKAFGEIGTITYVNDSNTQAIFEIDRDGSQVLIPMVDDFIKKLDRENKQMHFELPEGLIDLYI, from the coding sequence ATGAAAAAAGAAGATTGTTTCTACCTCGGAAAAATAGTTAGAAAGTATAGTTTTAAAGGTGAACTTCTGGCTAAACTTGATACTGACGAACCAGAAATGTATGTAGACATGGACTCCGTGTTTATTGATTTTGGGCCTAGTCTTGTACCTTATTTTGTAGAGACCTCACAGTTACATAAATCTAGTTTGCTTCGTGTGAAATTTGAAGATATAGATACGGAAGAAGATGCAGATGATATGATAGGCGCAGGTTTATATTTGCCTCTAGATTTGCTTCCTGAGTTAAAGGGAGATCAATTTTACTTCCACGAGGTAGTAGGCTTTACTGCGGTAGACAAAGCTTTTGGTGAGATAGGTACCATCACTTATGTAAATGATAGTAACACACAGGCTATTTTTGAGATAGATCGTGATGGCTCTCAAGTACTCATCCCTATGGTAGATGACTTTATCAAAAAGCTAGACCGCGAGAACAAGCAAATGCATTTTGAACTACCTGAAGGCTTGATAGATTTATACATATAA